From Salvia splendens isolate huo1 chromosome 3, SspV2, whole genome shotgun sequence, a single genomic window includes:
- the LOC121796506 gene encoding uncharacterized protein LOC121796506 has protein sequence MKLTTEIFSTSNLILHAAFAISLTLILSLLKIPALFLHGLHTYIHPDDVNPNATTSSGIRAAIRRPGAADSEHPKPRKKSKENFEFDENKAQIFRLKLTEGHLQSRIYFGDFYTAFNFSVIGFLSLSLHRFLRVDTDSGLVKSGTIIPLLLGLVGVSRLFILIIRVGFQRSASKRSERQLSFVCGVLGFLFGLIIAFGIFPDWILDFSFESLDGLGKFFLAVSMGSTVGYLYIPALRYARAFWLGTDQIRSNLSIISCGWLSRTLLYASYIMTVFTSLLWISPFADLLINGGASRSHMATNRREVIEIAGRLGMPRSSFDNVRSWCLFGSGMLQFLTLRPNIQLFLNEAVLCWYQRLHASKVPDLEYSRAKVFLHNHYLCLAVVQFFVPAMMILLLFGLSQLDDGFLKGTPGVHNYKLYSAWVKEVACFMAWWIIFVWSVLSSAILALYRHGTLYVS, from the coding sequence ATGAAGCTTACAACAGAGATATTCTCAACAAGCAATCTCATTCTGCACGCAGCCTTTGCAATATCCCTCACTCTCATCCTCTCTCTTCTCAAGATCCCAGCTTTATTTCTTCATGGCCTCCACACTTACATTCACCCAGATGATGTCAATCCCAACGCCACCACATCTAGCGGAATCCGAGCGGCAATCAGGAGGCCAGGCGCCGCCGACTCCGAACACCCCAAGCCCAGAAAGAAATCCAAGGAGAACTTCGAGTTCGACGAGAATAAAGCTCAGATCTTTAGATTGAAACTCACTGAAGGTCACCTCCAATCCAGAATTTATTTCGGCGATTTTTACACCGCTTTTAATTTCTCCGTTATTGGGTTTCTGTCTCTGTCGCTTCATAGATTCTTGAGGGTCGATACTGATTCCGGATTGGTGAAAAGTGGGACAATAATACCTCTTTTGTTAGGGCTCGTGGGCGTTTCAAGATTGTTCATCTTGATCATTAGGGTCGGATTTCAGAGGTCCGCATCGAAGAGGTCTGAGAGGCAATTGAGCTTCGTGTGTGGGGTTTTGGGGTTTCTGTTTGGGTTGATTATTGCTTTTGGGATTTTTCCTGATTGGATTCTTGATTTTAGCTTTGAATCATTGGATGGTTTAGGTAAATTTTTTCTTGCTGTTTCCATGGGATCTACTGTGGGTTATCTCTACATTCCTGCTTTGCGATATGCACGGGCTTTTTGGCTCGGAACCGATCAAATCCGCTCTAATTTGTCGATAATTTCATGCGGATGGTTGTCAAGAACACTTCTTTATGCTAGTTACATAATGACTGTCTTCACTTCATTGCTTTGGATTAGCCCTTTTGCTGACCTCCTCATTAATGGTGGCGCGAGTAGATCGCATATGGCTACTAATAGAAGAGAGGTCATTGAAATAGCTGGCCGTCTTGGTATGCCAAGATCGAGTTTTGACAATGTGAGGAGCTGGTGTTTGTTTGGTTCAGGAATGCTGCAGTTTTTAACCTTGAGGCCTAACATACAGTTGTTCCTAAACGAAGCCGTGCTGTGCTGGTACCAAAGACTGCACGCCAGCAAAGTTCCGGACTTGGAATATAGCAGGGCGAAGGTCTTTCTTCACAACCACTACCTATGCCTAGCAGTTGTGCAATTCTTTGTGCCTGCCATGATGATACTTCTTCTGTTTGGCTTGTCTCAACTCGATGATGGTTTCCTTAAAGGTACCCCGGGGGTTCATAACTATAAACTTTACTCGGCTTGGGTGAAAGAAGTTGCCTGCTTTATGGCTTGGTGGATTATCTTTGTTTGGAGTGTGCTTAGTTCAGCCATCCTTGCCTTGTATCGCCATGGAACTTTATATGTTTCCTGA
- the LOC121797146 gene encoding E3 ubiquitin-protein ligase XBAT33-like isoform X1 — translation MGNSFGCSASGERLVSAARDGDFVEAKMLLDCNPHLAKYSTFGGLNSPLHFAAAKGHTEIVALLLQNGADVNSRNYCGQTALMQACRYGHWEVVQTLLLFRCNVTRADYLSGRTALHFATVNGHVRCMRLVLSDFVPSALFEPQNAQTVSDGSDGSNSKTSALSKFVNKAADGGITALHMAALNGYFDCVQLLLDLHASVSAVTFHYGTSMDLIGAGSTPLHYAACGGHIKCCQILLAKGASRLSLNCNGWLPIDVARMWGRHWLEPLLAPNSDLPLPSFPHSNYLSLPLLSVLNIARDYGLQSSATGSDDTDICAVCLERACSVAAEGCAHELCVRCALYLCSTCNIPSESSTPPGSIPCPFCRHAILYFVKIPGSSSKDIKLPLSLGLCTPCMLHPREREQDTTSEAAGSPDTRKNRVASVSSDMFCPVTCSLFPSVTIPLCTCNEGPCPEFDSREREPPEESPPPPPHHPQPEPREREKLEGVRSERTTCSNMFWGRRSCSRENQCNAEINAGML, via the exons ATGGGGAATTCGTTTGGCTGCTCAGCTTCAGGAGAAAGATTGGTCTCCGCAGCGAGAGATGGGGATTTTGTTGAGGCGAAGATGCTTTTGGATTGCAATCCGCACCTTGCAAAGTACTCAACTTTCGGTGGCTTGAACTCTCCTCTTCATTTCGCTGCCGCCAAGGGCCACACTGAG ATTGTGGCATTGTTGCTACAGAACGGGGCTGATGTCAATTCAAGGAATTATTGTGGACAG ACAGCTCTGATGCAAGCGTGTCGATATGGACATTGGGAAGTTGTTCAAACTCTTCTTCTCTTTAGATGCAAT GTTACTAGAGCAGATTATCTTAGTGGAAGGACTGCTCTCCATTTTGCAACTGTCAATGGACACGTGCGATGCATGCGATTGGTGCTCAGTGATTTTGTTCCAAGTGCTCTGTTCGAGCCTCAGAATGCCCAAACAGTTAGTGACGGAAGTGATGGTTCTAATAGTAAAACCAG TGCTCTCTCTAAGTTTGTAAACAAGGCTGCAGATGGTGGCATTACTGCTCTTCATATGGCTGCGTTGAATGGATATTTTGACTGTGTTCAGCTCCTACTTGACCTTCACGCCAGTGTATCAGCTGTGACATTTCATTATGGCACATCGATGGATTTGATAG GGGCTGGGAGCACTCCTTTGCACTATGCTGCATGTGGAGGACATATAAAGTGCTGCCAG ATCCTTCTTGCTAAAGGTGCTAGTCGTTTGTCGCTAAACTGCAACGG ATGGCTGCCTATTGATGTCGCAAGGATGTGGGGGCGTCATTGGCTTGAGCCACTGCTGGCGCCTAATTCTGATTTGCCACTCCCAAGTTTTCCACATTCTAATTATTTATCACTTCCACTTCTGAGTGTCCTAAATATAGCTAG AGACTATGGATTGCAGTCCTCAGCTACTGGGTCAGATGATACGGATATCTGTGCTGTTTGCCTCGAGAGAGCTTGTAGCGTGGCTGCTGAAG GATGTGCACACGAACTGTGTGTAAGATGTGCTCTCTACCTTTGCTCAACCTGTAACATTCCTTCGGAATCTTCAACACCTCCTGGTTCCATTCCTTGCCCCTTCTGCCGGCACGCCATTCTATATTTTGTCAAAATACCCGGTTCTTCATCTAAAGACATAAAACTGCCCTTATCCCTCGGCTTATGCACCCCCTGCATGCTTCATCCAAGAGAACGCGAGCAGGACACCACATCAGAGGCTGCTGGCTCACCCGACACGAGGAAGAATCGTGTTGCCTCTGTCTCTTCAGATATGTTCTGTCCGGTCACTTGTAGTCTGTTTCCTTCGGTGACTATCCCGTTGTGTACGTGCAACGAAGGCCCTTGCCCTGAATTTGATTCCAGAGAAAGAGAACCTCCAGAAGagtctcctcctcctcctcctcatcatccaCAGCCTGAACCAAGGGAACGGGAAAAACTGGAGGGGGTGAGATCAGAGAGAACGACATGTTCGAATATGTTCTGGGGTAGAAGAAGCTGCAGTAGGGAGAATCAATGCAATGCTGAGATCAACGCAGGAATGCTTTGA
- the LOC121797146 gene encoding E3 ubiquitin-protein ligase XBAT33-like isoform X2, producing the protein MGNSFGCSASGERLVSAARDGDFVEAKMLLDCNPHLAKYSTFGGLNSPLHFAAAKGHTENGADVNSRNYCGQTALMQACRYGHWEVVQTLLLFRCNVTRADYLSGRTALHFATVNGHVRCMRLVLSDFVPSALFEPQNAQTVSDGSDGSNSKTSALSKFVNKAADGGITALHMAALNGYFDCVQLLLDLHASVSAVTFHYGTSMDLIGAGSTPLHYAACGGHIKCCQILLAKGASRLSLNCNGWLPIDVARMWGRHWLEPLLAPNSDLPLPSFPHSNYLSLPLLSVLNIARDYGLQSSATGSDDTDICAVCLERACSVAAEGCAHELCVRCALYLCSTCNIPSESSTPPGSIPCPFCRHAILYFVKIPGSSSKDIKLPLSLGLCTPCMLHPREREQDTTSEAAGSPDTRKNRVASVSSDMFCPVTCSLFPSVTIPLCTCNEGPCPEFDSREREPPEESPPPPPHHPQPEPREREKLEGVRSERTTCSNMFWGRRSCSRENQCNAEINAGML; encoded by the exons ATGGGGAATTCGTTTGGCTGCTCAGCTTCAGGAGAAAGATTGGTCTCCGCAGCGAGAGATGGGGATTTTGTTGAGGCGAAGATGCTTTTGGATTGCAATCCGCACCTTGCAAAGTACTCAACTTTCGGTGGCTTGAACTCTCCTCTTCATTTCGCTGCCGCCAAGGGCCACACTGAG AACGGGGCTGATGTCAATTCAAGGAATTATTGTGGACAG ACAGCTCTGATGCAAGCGTGTCGATATGGACATTGGGAAGTTGTTCAAACTCTTCTTCTCTTTAGATGCAAT GTTACTAGAGCAGATTATCTTAGTGGAAGGACTGCTCTCCATTTTGCAACTGTCAATGGACACGTGCGATGCATGCGATTGGTGCTCAGTGATTTTGTTCCAAGTGCTCTGTTCGAGCCTCAGAATGCCCAAACAGTTAGTGACGGAAGTGATGGTTCTAATAGTAAAACCAG TGCTCTCTCTAAGTTTGTAAACAAGGCTGCAGATGGTGGCATTACTGCTCTTCATATGGCTGCGTTGAATGGATATTTTGACTGTGTTCAGCTCCTACTTGACCTTCACGCCAGTGTATCAGCTGTGACATTTCATTATGGCACATCGATGGATTTGATAG GGGCTGGGAGCACTCCTTTGCACTATGCTGCATGTGGAGGACATATAAAGTGCTGCCAG ATCCTTCTTGCTAAAGGTGCTAGTCGTTTGTCGCTAAACTGCAACGG ATGGCTGCCTATTGATGTCGCAAGGATGTGGGGGCGTCATTGGCTTGAGCCACTGCTGGCGCCTAATTCTGATTTGCCACTCCCAAGTTTTCCACATTCTAATTATTTATCACTTCCACTTCTGAGTGTCCTAAATATAGCTAG AGACTATGGATTGCAGTCCTCAGCTACTGGGTCAGATGATACGGATATCTGTGCTGTTTGCCTCGAGAGAGCTTGTAGCGTGGCTGCTGAAG GATGTGCACACGAACTGTGTGTAAGATGTGCTCTCTACCTTTGCTCAACCTGTAACATTCCTTCGGAATCTTCAACACCTCCTGGTTCCATTCCTTGCCCCTTCTGCCGGCACGCCATTCTATATTTTGTCAAAATACCCGGTTCTTCATCTAAAGACATAAAACTGCCCTTATCCCTCGGCTTATGCACCCCCTGCATGCTTCATCCAAGAGAACGCGAGCAGGACACCACATCAGAGGCTGCTGGCTCACCCGACACGAGGAAGAATCGTGTTGCCTCTGTCTCTTCAGATATGTTCTGTCCGGTCACTTGTAGTCTGTTTCCTTCGGTGACTATCCCGTTGTGTACGTGCAACGAAGGCCCTTGCCCTGAATTTGATTCCAGAGAAAGAGAACCTCCAGAAGagtctcctcctcctcctcctcatcatccaCAGCCTGAACCAAGGGAACGGGAAAAACTGGAGGGGGTGAGATCAGAGAGAACGACATGTTCGAATATGTTCTGGGGTAGAAGAAGCTGCAGTAGGGAGAATCAATGCAATGCTGAGATCAACGCAGGAATGCTTTGA